The DNA segment CCCAACAGAAGTTCAAGGTCGTCAAGCGGCAAAAGATTTAAATGTAAAGTACGGCGTAGAAAACATAAACGGCGTTGAAATCTATACCTTAACGCCTGCTAACATTTCAGAGAAAAATGCGAATAACCTGTTCCTTCATATTCATGGTGGTGCGTGGATTTATGGAGGCAATGATGCCTTGCTGCGTGAAGCGGTAGTGATTGCACATAAGTTGCAAATGCCTGTTGTTTCCGTCAATTACCGAAAAGCGCCTGTTCACCCAGCGCCAGCAGCATTGAATGACATTATTACGGTATGGAACTCACTGCTTGCTGAGCGTCAAGCTGACTCTATTATGATGGGGGGAACCTCTGCGGGAGGGAACTTAACTACAGCGGCCACGTTACGAATGAGAGATCTCGGCATGCCACTTCCAGCGGCACTGTTTATCGGTACGCCAGCGGCGGATGTATTAAAAAATCCAGACAGTCGATTTGTTAATGATGGTATTGATGCTTTGCTTGGTACTTGGGATGGGCTCATTGAAGCGTCGGTAGAATTATATGTGGGTGATTTAGATCCAAAAAGCCCTTACCTTTCGCCAGTTTATGGTGACTTTACAGGTTTCCCACCAAGTATCTTGGTCGCAGGAACTCGTGATCTAATGTTGAGTGATACGATTTTGTTACACCGAGCGTTTCGTGATGCAGGCTCACATGCGGATTTACATATTTACGAAGCGCACTCTCACGGTTTTTATATGCTGCCGGGTAAAGACAGAACTAACTTTTACGCAGAAATGAATAACTTTTCTGATGCGTATATCGGCAGATACAATGACATTACCCCCACTAAGGTAACAGTAACTTTCAAATTAGAGGATATTTTGCTGCCTGAAAGTAAGTAGAACGTTCTAATCACACTCGAGGTGAAAAGCGGGATCACATCTTATGACTCATGAAACGAGAAAATGTTTTTAGGTATTTACAAACTAGGTATCTCGCCGCTATAGCCCAAAATAAGACACCAATTACCCGGTGTAGATACAACTGCGAGCTTCGATGACTGGGCCGCTCTATGACGTCCATGTCACCGCGGCTTTTGTGAATCCGTTTACATCAGACGTCATCGCAGAGCCTACAGGGCCAATTCAGTTCCATACTGAATTTGGCATTACCTCCATCCATGGAGGTCAGGCAGGCTTGCAACGATATCCAAATCTAAGAGCCTGTTAAGCATCCATGCTCGTCTGGATTTTTTATTCTGGTTATTAACTTTATCTACACTTTACAAGAACTAAATATGTCTAAACTGTTTTTATAATCACTCGTTTCAACGTCCATCACGCCTAATATAGAATGAAAGATATTGTCATGTGAATATTGATTATATTCGGCTTCTTTTTTAATACACTCACTATTAATGTTTTTCGTTTCTTTAAAGCCTTCTGACATCCATACCATTAGTGGTACTTTTGTTTGGTAATCAGGGGCGAAACTATAAGGCATACCATGCAAAAACATGCCTTTCTCACCAAGAGATTCACCATGGTCAGATATGTAAATAAGTGATGTATTGTACTTATCTTCAAGTTTCTCTAACTTTGAGATAACATTGCTGACCACATAGTCGGTATATAAAATTGTATTATCGTATGAATTAACAATCTCTTCTATGGAGCAATTTTCTATATCACTTCTGGGACAGTCTGGTTTAAATTTTTTCATCTCTGCTGGGTAGCGCTTATAATATGTCGGCCCATGGCTTCCCATAATATGAAGAATGATCATTCTATTCCCTTCAAGGGAATCAATATCTTGCTCAAGGTTGTCCAGTAAAGCCATGTCATAGCATGTCATACCATCGCAAAACTCATTTTTATTCGAACGTTCAATGGTTACTTTATCGATGCGAGCAGCAACATTCTTATCTCCGCCATCATTTTCTTTCCACAGTAATGCAATATTAGCGCGTTTTAAGATATCCAATACATTATCTTGATTATCAGCAACATCTCGATTGAATTCATTTTTCGTCATCGATGAAAACATACAGGGAACTGAGACTGCGGTGGCCGTGCCGCATGAACTTACGTTTTGAAATGAAATGATACCGAGATCGCGGGTGTATTCATTGGTATCTCTAGGATAACCATTTAATTCATAGTTTTGTGAACGTGCTGTTTCACCTACAACAAGTACCATTAACGTTGGTTTATTTTCGGATGCTGCGAGAGTTGAATCTGTCTGTTTGGCATCCAATCCAATTTGGCGATATTCAAGTGGAACTGAAAGAAAGGTTTTCCAGATGTACTCGGTAGTGCTATAGACAAACTGAGTGGGAATAATGGCTTTTTTCAAATAGCGATTGTTACGACCAACCGATGAGTAGTCTTGATAATATAGGGCTGCGATCACCACTATTACAACCAATGATAGCGCCATCGAAACCAGCTTCATCGAAAGCATTTTAGCCGGACTCTGTTTGATCCCTATGGGGACCATGAACACAATCAATGCGGGTATGATGCCCATTAACACAACCCACAGAACAGAATAACTACTTAGATAAGACCCCGCTTCACTCGAATCCGTTTCCACAATATTAGCGATCATATTGTAATCAAAGAGTGTTCCATAATTATAACCGGCATAACTCACAATGCTGGAAAGAATTAGCAAGATGATAAAAAAAGGTTTCGCTATAACAGGCCAACTAAATAAATTAAAAAGAAAATTTAATGCTGCCCCAAAAAATATTGGAATTGATAGTACAAAGCCAATTTTAACAGGATTAATATTATTAAATATTGTGTACAACTCGGCATAGATAGGAATGTTCACAACCAATGAGAAGTAGATTGCGAGTATTAAGGTGAAAAGCGCATAGGATACGCCAGACTTAAAGGGGCGTTTCATCATATGACTCACATTATTAGATTCTATATACAAAAGAGTTTTCCAGCAGTGATAGCTATTTCCCAGCAGACATCATCCCTATTTTGACTAAACAGTCAAACAATAATGACATATTTATCTACTAAAACCACAAGAGGCAGGTAAATGCGTTGCAGAATCACAGCTTATTGAACAAAGCCGCTGTATGATGGAAAAGATAAAACTTACCTCTATCCTTTCATCCTAAAGACCTGCTAAAGGCGACCTAATGAAAGTATTGTGAATCGGCATGCATTTGGCGAAACATCAACCAGATTGAAAGTATTATCAACTATTTACACAGTGTCTTCATTACCTTTCCTGATACTCGCAGTAGTGAGTCAACTTCAGCAATGTGCCAACTGTTCCATAAAATAATTTGCCAAAATCAGAAGTAACTTTTATCCCATTGTCATTTGGAATATTGGACCTATGCGTCTCTATTTCGGCATTGTCTAATACTCTCCTTCGTTTGTCGTCACAAATAGACGATTAGTAACCATGAAGGGACAAGTTCAAGCACATTTTCCTGTAGCAATCGCTCAGACAAAATATGACCAGCCTTCATTTGAAGGCTAAGAAACTCTTTCAGGCACAACGTCTGATTCTTGCTATCCATAGACGAACCTAAAACTAAGAGTGACATAAGTGCTTCAGGTAAACGAAAAATTATTGCCATCCATGGACGCTCCTTAAACCAAGAGTGTCATAAGTGTTCCAGACACAAAAAAGCCCGATTTCTCGGGCTTTCTCTTTTATAAAGCGATAAACAAGCTCTATCCGTTAAGTCTCTCAATTAGATAAGAGACAAGGTCTATAAAAATTAACCTTCGATACCTTTGCTCGTTAGGAACTCATCATAAGTGCCTTTGAAATCATTCACGCCATTTGGTGTGATTTCAATAATACGGTTAGCCAATGATGATACAAATGCACGGTCATGACTGACGAAGATTAGTGTACCTTCGTACATCTCTAACGCGTTGTTCAATGACTCGATTGATTCCATATCCATGTGGTTGGTTGGCTCATCAAGTAGCAAGATGTTTGGCTTTTGCATAATTAGCTTACCAAACAGCATACGGCCCTTCTCACCACCAGACAGGACTTTAACAGACTTCTTAATATCGTCTGAACCGAACAGCATACGGCCTAAGTAACCACGTACTGACTGGTCATCGTCTTCTGGCTTGCGCCACTGGCTCATCCACTCAAACAAGGTCATGTCGTTAGCAAAATCTGACTCGTGATCCTGTGCGTAATAACCAATCGCTGAGTTTTCAGACCATTGAATGGTACCCGAATCTTGTGGGATATCGTGTACTAGAGTACGTAGTAATGTCGTCTTACCCACACCGTTATCACCCAAGATAGCAATACGCTCGCCAACTTCTGCAATGATATTAAGATCTTTAAATAGCGGGTGATCGAAGCCTTTGGTTAAGTCTTCAATAATCAAAGCGTTACGGAACAATTTCTTCTCTTGTTCGAAACGAATAAATGGATTAACACGGCTAGATGCTTTTATTTCATCAAGCTTGATCTTATCGATAAGCTTGGCACGTGATGTTGCTTGCTTAGCTTTAGATGCGTTAGCAGAGAAACGTGCAACGAAACCTTGAAGTTCAGCAATCTGTGCTTTCTTCTTAGCGTTGTCAGACATCAAACGCTCACGCGATTGCTGCGCAGCCATCATGTATTCGTCGTAGTTGCCTGGGAATACACGTATATCACCGTAGTCTAAGTCAGCCATGTGAGTACACACCGAGTTCAAGAAATATCTATCGTGCGAGATGATAATCATGGTGCTGTTACGTTGGTTTAGCATCTCTTGCAACCAGCGGATGGTGTCGATGTCCAAGTTGTTGGTTGGTTCGTCAAGTAGTAATACATCTGGATCTGAGAACAATGCCTGAGCCAAAAGTACACGTAGCTTAAAGCCAGGTGCGATTTCGCTCATTAGGCCGAAATGCTGTTCAACACCAATACCCACGCCCATTAGTAGTTCACCCGCGCGAGATTCAGCGGTATAACCGTCCATCTCAGCGAACTCCATTTCTAAATCAGCGACTTTAATGCCGTCTTCTTCAGTCATTTCTGGTAGAGAATAAATACGGTCACGCTCTTGCTTCACTTTCCAAAGCTCGGCATGGCCCATAATTACGGTATCAACTACGTTGAACTCTTCGTAACCAAATTGGTTCTGGCTTAGCTTACCCAAACGCTCGTTCACGTCTAATGAAACGTTACCACCTGTTGGCTCTAAATCACCAGCAAGGATCTTCATAAAGGTTGATTTACCACAACCGTTCGCGCCGATCAGACCGTATCTGTTTCCGCCGCCAAACTTAATTGAGATGTTTTCAAACAGTGGCTTAGCGCCAAACTGCATGGTGATATTAGCTGTAGTAATCAAAGTGACAATTCCGCTTTTGGTTATATGATTAACGTCATCATAGATAAAACAAAAACCAGTAAAGTTAGTTCAAGTTTTAATCTGAACCAACTTTACCGGCCGAAGGACGACGCAAGTGTGCATCGAACCTGTAAAATTAAGCGCGATATTATAGCATTTTAGCCTAATTTATCAACTGGCAATGGATATTTGAGGTGACATTTTAATGAAGCCTACCTAGCCATTCATCCCCTCAAAAGCGATATTGCTATCATCTCCTCTGCGATGCTGGTACGAAATGGTAGCTTTTATCAACATGGCTCACTTAAGTTTAACGCTACGCAGCCTATTGGCATTAGTCACTACAGTCAGTGACGACAAGGCCATCGCCGCGCCTGCAACCACGGGACTGAGTAAGACCCCTGTGAATGGAAACAATACGCCCGCAGCAACGGGGATCCCCAAACAGTTATAAATAAATGCACCAAATAAGTTCTGCTTGATATTGGTCATGCTTGCTCGCGCCAGTGCTAAGGTATCGCTGATCACCATGAGTCGTGACGATAGCAGCGTGAAGTCGGCACTCTCGATAGCAACCTCTGTGCCGCTGCCCATGGCAATACCAACATCGGCGCTCATTAGAGCGGGCGCATCATTGATACCGTCGCCTACCATAGCCACCACTTCCCCAGCTTGCTGTAATTCGAGCACCTTTTGCTGTTTCTGCTCGGGTAGCACCTGAGCAAATACGCTTTCAATACCCACTTTTTCAGCAACGGCTTGAGCCGTTAGCGGGTTATCACCGGTCAACAGCACCACCTTTAAACCCTGACTTTTCATTGCCTGCACCGCCTGAGCGGCATCGGCTTTTATCGGATCGGCTATCGAAACGATGGCCACCAGCACTCCATCCTTTGCGACAAACACTGGCGTTTGGCCCTTACTCGCAAGCTCTGACACCTGTTGTTGATAACCAGATAAGTCGTCTACACTTACATTGGCATCAGCCTCTATCTCGCCGCCTAAACCTGCTTGCTGCATCAAGCTCATATTACCCACGGCGTAGTGACGTCCAGCGATAACTCCGGTGATCCCTTTGCCCTGCACATTAGTAAAGCTATCTGGCTCCTTGAGCGTAATAGATTGCAGCTTCGCTTTTGTAATTATGGCGCTGGCGAGTGGATGCTCAGAGTGTTGCTCTAAACTTGCCACATCTTCGAGTAGGTCCAATTGACTTATGCTGTTATCCAACATCAAAATCTCTGTCACCTCAGGCGAGCCTTGGGTAACAGTGCCTGTTTTATCTAACACGACTGTAGTGATCTTGCTGGCAGTTTGCAGCGCTTCACCATTTCGAACTAAGACGCCCATCTGTGCGGCGCGCCCTACCGAGACCATAATCGACATCGGCGTTGCTAAGCCTAATGCGCAGGGGCAAGCAATAATCAATACACTGGTTAACACCACTAACGCGTGAGATAACGCGGGCTGTGGGCCCAATAGATACCATATTAATGAACTTGCTATCGCAATAATGACAACCACCGGCACAAAATATGCCGAAATTTTATCGGTTAAGCGCCCTATGGGCATCTTTGAGATCTGCGCTTGCTGCACCAATTCAATAATTTTTGAAAGCTTAGTGTCTTCAGCGACCGCGGTGACCCGATAGATAAGACTACCGTTACCGTTAACCGTACCTGCGCTGATACTATCAGCTTGCGCCTTGTGCACTGGGACAGGCTCACCCGTTAGCATAGACTCATTAATAAAGGTCTCGCCGCTGAGTACCTCACCATCTAGCGCCACTCTGTCGCCGGGGCGAAGGCGTAAACGGTCGCCAATATTTAACTGATTGATCTCAACCTCTTCATCCCCCGTGTCTGAGACTCGGATTGCGGTTGTAGCCTGTAGCCCTAATAAACGCTGCACGGCTTCGCTGGTTTTGCCACGAGCTCGTAGCTCTAAAGCATGCCCTAAATTAATCAAACCTAGGATCATCACGCTAGCTTCAAAATAGACATGCCTCGTATCGGCAGGAAACCACTGCGGCTCCATCACCACCATCATCGAGTAGCTCCAAGCGGCACTAGTGCCTAAAGCGATAAGCGTATCCATATTGGCGCTTTTAGCTTTAATGGCGCGCCACATGCCTTGAAAAAAATGTCGTCCGGTTAGCACCATCACCAACAAGGTAATAATTCCCACAATACCCCAAGCAAATTGTTGCGTGGCATTGTTCACCATCATTTCACCACCGAGTAAGCCCCACACCATTAACGGCACACCGAGCCCTAGGCCAATAGCAGCCTGTATTAACCTAAGACGATACTCTTTACGTTCATCATCATTTTTTTGCGCTGCAGCGGTTTGTGCATCGATAACTAGCTCACTGTCGTAGCCAACACTACTGACGATTGCTATCGCTTGTTTCGCTGTGATCTCACCCGACACTAACACGAGTTTATCGGCTAAGTTCACCCTCGCCGATAAGCTATGACTTTCGCCATCAGGCAGATCTTTATTAACCTTATCGAATGCGGACTCAATCTTTGCGACGCAACTAGCACAGCTCATTTTTGGCACGTATAGATTAATATTAGCCATGAGAATATTCCCGATTTGTTTCTTGATGAAACTAAGAGTAATGTCTCCCATAAGGGGAGAGTCAAAGCCAAATTGAAATTTAGTTGAATTAATTTTTAATTGTTAACTGGAGGAATGTATTGATGAAAATAGGTGAAGTGGCAAAGCTCACAGGTTTATCGGTAAAGAGCATCCGTTATTATCATGATATTGATTTAGTCGTCGCTCACAGAGGAGAGAATGGTTATCGAGAATACAGCGACAGTGCCGTTAACGCGTTGCAGTTTATTCAACACTGTCGAGAATTAGGTTTTCCGCTCGAAGATTGCAAAGCCTTACTTAAACTTCAAAATAACACTCATCGTAATGCAAAAGATGTAAAAGAGCTCGTCTCACATCACCTGCAAGATATCGAGTTACGCATAAACAAACTCACCGTATTACAAGAACAACTCTCAAAGCTAATCCATGATTGCCATGGTGGTGAACAACCCGACTGCGCCATACTCACAGGCCTAAGTCATAACAGCACAAACTAATGCCTATCGCTATGGTCGGCATAAACGGCCGACTCATAACCGAGAAAACTAGCTACACCCCATCCACAACCTACCCGCAATCTACTTGCCCCTGCAACTTGCCCGCAACTTATCTGCGGCGTAGATTGTCGATATTCTCTATCGCCAAAGCCGGCAAGCTGCCTGCAGGAGTAAAGCCAAAGATCTGGCCATAGAACGAAAGCTCGGCTTCCAGCGCCAGCTTCTTGCTCTTGGCTGAAACCCTATTTGCCGCGTCTTCATTAAACTCAAGATAGGCAACAGGAACACCTTTGCGCTTTACCGCCTGATAAATTATCAACGACTGCTCGGCAGGAATAAGCGAGTCATTCACCCCTTGAATAAGCAGTAAAGGTTCATTCAAGCCTTTAATGTTAGACATGGCAGAGCGGCGATGATAATTGTCCATATTGCCGAGCAATCGCATTAAATAGTGCGACTCAAACTTATGGGAGTGACGCTTAAACTCTTCCATGTCGCTGATCCCAGAATAACTCACTCCGGCACCGAAGGTACTGTAAAAGGCCACCGCTGACAGTGCGGTAAAGCCACCAGCACGGTTACCTCTTATCGCCAGTTTGCGCCCATCGACATGACCACTGTTTACCAAGAAGCCAGCGGCTCGCACCGCATCTTCGACATCTGACTTGCCCCAATTACCGTAGAGGCTGTTGCGATAGTCCCGCCCAAAACCAGTACTGCCGCGATAATTCACATCAAATACCGCAAAGCCTCGGCTCGTCCAATATTGGATATCCCGTCTAAAGGCGCGGCTTGCTTTAGCTGTAGGACCAGGATGCATCATCATCACCAATGGCGGTTCATGATCTTTCGGCCCTTGAAAGTTAGGATTCTTAGGCTGATACAGGTAGCCATAGGCGGTCTGATTATCGCCTGTTTTAAAGCTCAAGCTCTGCGCCCTTGAGATAAAGTTAGGATCCATCACCGGCAGTTTAGGCGCATAAACAAGCTGTGCGAAGCGGCCCTGCACTTTATAAATACCCTTCTCAGGTGTCTCTTTGCCACCGACAAATAGCACTTCATTTTCACTCTGAGTGACGTGGGCTATCTCTGCAAAATCAACTGCTATAGGTTCAACAATACCACTTAAGGTGTCGATACGAATGAGCTGAGCCACCCCTTCGTGGCTAAAACTGGCTATTAAGCTGTGTTCGTTTTCAAAAGCATAGCTACTTTGCCCCATTTTCCAGTCGGCAACCGCAAACTCGGCTTGCTTTTCTAACACCATTTCAGTCTCAAGCTGAACATCTAACCGATAGATATTCCACCAGTTATTAAAGTCTGCAATAAAGTAGAGCTGGCCTGTCGGGCTAAATAACGGCTGGGTAATCGACCCTTTCAGCTCAGTATTAATTTGTCTTGGATTAACAATGACCCCTTTTGAATCCAGATCGGCAATCCAAAGCTGGGTTTGGTCCCATGGCATGTTTGGGTGGTTCCAAGATACCCAAGCCAGTTGACTTTGGTCGGGTGATAGCACGGGTTTTGAATAAAAGTCCGCTCCAGAGATCAACGTATTACCTTCATCGGCATAGCTTAAGTT comes from the Shewanella halifaxensis HAW-EB4 genome and includes:
- a CDS encoding ABC-F family ATPase, giving the protein MITTANITMQFGAKPLFENISIKFGGGNRYGLIGANGCGKSTFMKILAGDLEPTGGNVSLDVNERLGKLSQNQFGYEEFNVVDTVIMGHAELWKVKQERDRIYSLPEMTEEDGIKVADLEMEFAEMDGYTAESRAGELLMGVGIGVEQHFGLMSEIAPGFKLRVLLAQALFSDPDVLLLDEPTNNLDIDTIRWLQEMLNQRNSTMIIISHDRYFLNSVCTHMADLDYGDIRVFPGNYDEYMMAAQQSRERLMSDNAKKKAQIAELQGFVARFSANASKAKQATSRAKLIDKIKLDEIKASSRVNPFIRFEQEKKLFRNALIIEDLTKGFDHPLFKDLNIIAEVGERIAILGDNGVGKTTLLRTLVHDIPQDSGTIQWSENSAIGYYAQDHESDFANDMTLFEWMSQWRKPEDDDQSVRGYLGRMLFGSDDIKKSVKVLSGGEKGRMLFGKLIMQKPNILLLDEPTNHMDMESIESLNNALEMYEGTLIFVSHDRAFVSSLANRIIEITPNGVNDFKGTYDEFLTSKGIEG
- a CDS encoding heavy metal translocating P-type ATPase; the protein is MANINLYVPKMSCASCVAKIESAFDKVNKDLPDGESHSLSARVNLADKLVLVSGEITAKQAIAIVSSVGYDSELVIDAQTAAAQKNDDERKEYRLRLIQAAIGLGLGVPLMVWGLLGGEMMVNNATQQFAWGIVGIITLLVMVLTGRHFFQGMWRAIKAKSANMDTLIALGTSAAWSYSMMVVMEPQWFPADTRHVYFEASVMILGLINLGHALELRARGKTSEAVQRLLGLQATTAIRVSDTGDEEVEINQLNIGDRLRLRPGDRVALDGEVLSGETFINESMLTGEPVPVHKAQADSISAGTVNGNGSLIYRVTAVAEDTKLSKIIELVQQAQISKMPIGRLTDKISAYFVPVVVIIAIASSLIWYLLGPQPALSHALVVLTSVLIIACPCALGLATPMSIMVSVGRAAQMGVLVRNGEALQTASKITTVVLDKTGTVTQGSPEVTEILMLDNSISQLDLLEDVASLEQHSEHPLASAIITKAKLQSITLKEPDSFTNVQGKGITGVIAGRHYAVGNMSLMQQAGLGGEIEADANVSVDDLSGYQQQVSELASKGQTPVFVAKDGVLVAIVSIADPIKADAAQAVQAMKSQGLKVVLLTGDNPLTAQAVAEKVGIESVFAQVLPEQKQQKVLELQQAGEVVAMVGDGINDAPALMSADVGIAMGSGTEVAIESADFTLLSSRLMVISDTLALARASMTNIKQNLFGAFIYNCLGIPVAAGVLFPFTGVLLSPVVAGAAMALSSLTVVTNANRLRSVKLK
- a CDS encoding S9 family peptidase yields the protein MTTFKTTLLALVGLFTLIGCDNASKRSEVITTEPAIEGSRVAEYGSWASPVTPEDVYDLTDDITDVRATSQGIYFVQSNADNEDKKGVYRLELDGTASKVVSSNFDIRSRVHEYGGSPFVAIGSSLFATKFSDQILYRIAPNQAPFPLTPNGTRHAGCISNPKASRLICVREDHRGKGEPVNSLVGINLSYADEGNTLISGADFYSKPVLSPDQSQLAWVSWNHPNMPWDQTQLWIADLDSKGVIVNPRQINTELKGSITQPLFSPTGQLYFIADFNNWWNIYRLDVQLETEMVLEKQAEFAVADWKMGQSSYAFENEHSLIASFSHEGVAQLIRIDTLSGIVEPIAVDFAEIAHVTQSENEVLFVGGKETPEKGIYKVQGRFAQLVYAPKLPVMDPNFISRAQSLSFKTGDNQTAYGYLYQPKNPNFQGPKDHEPPLVMMMHPGPTAKASRAFRRDIQYWTSRGFAVFDVNYRGSTGFGRDYRNSLYGNWGKSDVEDAVRAAGFLVNSGHVDGRKLAIRGNRAGGFTALSAVAFYSTFGAGVSYSGISDMEEFKRHSHKFESHYLMRLLGNMDNYHRRSAMSNIKGLNEPLLLIQGVNDSLIPAEQSLIIYQAVKRKGVPVAYLEFNEDAANRVSAKSKKLALEAELSFYGQIFGFTPAGSLPALAIENIDNLRRR
- a CDS encoding alpha/beta hydrolase; the encoded protein is MKKTTLTLALFALTPFSILASGQNPLKVTEKSLPIPVHASQEVQNTLAVLPAPLNSGSVKAIAVPSTDGEWKAHISEFNHPTEVQGRQAAKDLNVKYGVENINGVEIYTLTPANISEKNANNLFLHIHGGAWIYGGNDALLREAVVIAHKLQMPVVSVNYRKAPVHPAPAALNDIITVWNSLLAERQADSIMMGGTSAGGNLTTAATLRMRDLGMPLPAALFIGTPAADVLKNPDSRFVNDGIDALLGTWDGLIEASVELYVGDLDPKSPYLSPVYGDFTGFPPSILVAGTRDLMLSDTILLHRAFRDAGSHADLHIYEAHSHGFYMLPGKDRTNFYAEMNNFSDAYIGRYNDITPTKVTVTFKLEDILLPESK
- a CDS encoding MerR family DNA-binding protein, whose protein sequence is MKIGEVAKLTGLSVKSIRYYHDIDLVVAHRGENGYREYSDSAVNALQFIQHCRELGFPLEDCKALLKLQNNTHRNAKDVKELVSHHLQDIELRINKLTVLQEQLSKLIHDCHGGEQPDCAILTGLSHNSTN
- a CDS encoding phosphoethanolamine transferase translates to MMKRPFKSGVSYALFTLILAIYFSLVVNIPIYAELYTIFNNINPVKIGFVLSIPIFFGAALNFLFNLFSWPVIAKPFFIILLILSSIVSYAGYNYGTLFDYNMIANIVETDSSEAGSYLSSYSVLWVVLMGIIPALIVFMVPIGIKQSPAKMLSMKLVSMALSLVVIVVIAALYYQDYSSVGRNNRYLKKAIIPTQFVYSTTEYIWKTFLSVPLEYRQIGLDAKQTDSTLAASENKPTLMVLVVGETARSQNYELNGYPRDTNEYTRDLGIISFQNVSSCGTATAVSVPCMFSSMTKNEFNRDVADNQDNVLDILKRANIALLWKENDGGDKNVAARIDKVTIERSNKNEFCDGMTCYDMALLDNLEQDIDSLEGNRMIILHIMGSHGPTYYKRYPAEMKKFKPDCPRSDIENCSIEEIVNSYDNTILYTDYVVSNVISKLEKLEDKYNTSLIYISDHGESLGEKGMFLHGMPYSFAPDYQTKVPLMVWMSEGFKETKNINSECIKKEAEYNQYSHDNIFHSILGVMDVETSDYKNSLDIFSSCKV